In Labrus bergylta chromosome 6, fLabBer1.1, whole genome shotgun sequence, the following proteins share a genomic window:
- the bcl6aa gene encoding BCL6A transcription repressor a isoform X3, which translates to MACAADSCIQFTRHASDVLLNLNRMRSRDILTDVTILVNRQQFRAHKTVLMACSGLFYTIFTDSHKCNLNAISLDPKVDPEGFAILLEFMYTSRLTLKESLIMAIMNTAIYLQMDHVVDTCHRFIKSSDPAAKLPRDEFLVSPLVLPQDVHAYRPHDVVDSMHSRVAPFRDGRPYGSNMFNGVSTPSNYHLYGQFPMPGFPFPLCKLTDAKNAFADLSKSALHHKHCSPHDSANLIRAEYSRAVGTSTSNIIHSTTYASREVGREEEMRKESHEGLSQSITLATRKRAFPVLTLEHQKDLGKDHAPQAEEDLIHQHYPLGISSTGRKSLMSSPQSPLKSDCQPNSPTESSSSKNAGLSQTSGVQNLQGTQDPKARNWKKYKFIVLNQSAKEEEVGLRDPGLRSPQRLGMQAYLHPSDSENLDPQSTSKSSDHSEDLPVPQASRLNNIISSALEGSLRSSDGHPPHYLSRLNCSTCGTPSPQHSEVCPNSSRSRLTEDMAELHSEYSDSSCENGTFFCNECDSKFAEDEALKQHMLQVHSDKPYKCDRCQAAFRYKGNLASHKTVHTGEKPYRCNICGAQFNRPANLKTHTRIHSGEKPYKCETCGARFVQVAHLRAHVLIHTGEKPYPCEICGTRFRHLQTLKSHLRIHTGEKPYHCEKCNLHFRHKSQLRLHLRQKHGAITNTKIQYRMSTADMPTDLTKAC; encoded by the exons ATGGCTTGCGCAGCAGACAGCTGCATACAGTTCACACGCCATGCAAGTGATGTCCTGCTCAACCTGAACCGAATGCGGAGCAGAGATATCCTCACTGATGTCACCATCCTGGTCAACAGGCAGCAGTTTCGTGCACATAAGACTGTTCTCATGGCTTGCAG TGGGCTGTTTTACACCATCTTTACTGACTCCCACAAGTGCAACCTTAATGCTATCAGTCTGGACCCAAAGGTGGACCCAGAGGGCTTTGCCATCCTGCTGGAGTTCATGTACACCTCCCGTCTCACACTAAAGGAGAGTCTGATCATGGCCATCATGAACACAGCCATCTATCTGCAGATGGACCACGTTGTGGACACCTGTCACAGATTCATTAAATCCAG TGATCCGGCTGCCAAGCTGCCCAGAGATGAGTTTCTGGTCAGTCCGTTGGTTTTACCTCAGGACGTCCATGCTTACCGGCCCCATGATGTTGTTGACAGTATGCACAGCCGCGTAGCTCCGTTCAGGGATGGGAGGCCCTACGGCTCCAACATGTTCAACGGGGTCAGCACCCCCAGCAACTACCATCTCTACGGGCAGTTTCCCATGCCAGGGTTCCCCTTCCCGCTCTGCAAGCTCACTGATGCCAAAAACGCTTTTGCTGACCTCTCAAAGAGCGCTCTTCACCACAAGCACTGTTCTCCGCACGACAGCGCCAACCTCATCAGGGCAGAGTACAGCAGGGCGGTCGGCACCAGCACCTCCAACATTATTCACTCCACCACCTACGCTTCCAGGGAGGtagggagagaagaggagatgaGGAAGGAAAGCCACGAGGGGCTCAGCCAGTCTATCACTCTTGCTACAAGGAAGCGTGCGTTTCCTGTGCTCACCCTCGAGCACCAGAAAGACTTGGGCAAAGATCATGCTCCCCAGGCTGAGGAAGACCTGATCCATCAGCACTACCCACTGGGCATCTCCTCTACTGGGCGCAAGAGCCTCATGAGCAGCCCGCAGAGCCCCCTCAAATCAGACTGCCAGCCCAACTCCCCGACAGAGTCCAGCAGCAGCAAGAATGCCGGACTCTCCCAAACCAGCGGAGTGCAAAACCTGCAAGGCACGCAGGACCCTAAAGCTCGCAACTGGAAGAAGTACAAGTTCATTGTGTTGAATCAGAGCgctaaagaggaggaggtgggtcTGCGGGATCCCGGGCTGCGCTCACCTCAGAGACTCGGCATGCAAGCTTACCTCCACCCCAGCGACTCGGAGAACCTCGACCCGCAAAGCACGAGCAAGAGCAGCGATCACAGTGAGGACCTACCTGTGCCGCAGGCCAGCCGTCTCAACAACATCATTAGCAG cGCACTAGAGGGATCTCTGAGAAGCAGCGACGGCCACCCTCCGCACTACTTGAGCCGCCTGAACTGCTCCACTTGCGGCACCCCGTCTCCACAGCACTCTGAAGTCTGCCCTAACTCGTCCAGGTCCCGACTAACAGAGGACATGGCAGAGCTGCACTCCGAATACTCTGACTCCAGTTGCG aaaacgGTACTTTCTTCTGTAACGAATGCGACTCCAAATTCGCCGAAGACGAAGCGCTGAAACAACACATGCTTCAAGTTCACAGCGATAAGCCATACAAGTGTGACCGCTGCCAGGCTGCTTTCCGATACAAGGGTAACCTCGCCAGCCACAAGACCGTCCACACAG GAGAGAAACCTTATCGCTGTAATATCTGTGGTGCTCAGTTTAACAGACCAGCTAACCTCAAGACTCACACTCGCATCCACTCAGGAGAGAAGCCATACAAATGTGAGACGTGCGGCGCTCGTTTTGTACAG GTTGCTCACCTGCGCGCCCATGTGTTGATCCACACGGGTGAGAAGCCGTATCCGTGCGAGATCTGTGGAACGCGCTTCCGTCACCTGCAGACGTTAAAGAGCCACCTGCGTATCCACACGGGAGAGAAGCCCTACCAT TGTGAGAAATGCAACTTGCACTTCCGCCACAAGAGTCAGCTCCGGCTGCATCTCCGACAGAAGCACGGCGCCATCACCAACACAAAGATCCAATACCGCATGTCCACAGCCGACATGCCCACTGACTTGACAAAGGCATGCTGA
- the bcl6aa gene encoding BCL6A transcription repressor a isoform X1, translated as MPHSFQQKKAQQMLLLCHGVSGVRKDGESVIWNPHKQSFQELDKMACAADSCIQFTRHASDVLLNLNRMRSRDILTDVTILVNRQQFRAHKTVLMACSGLFYTIFTDSHKCNLNAISLDPKVDPEGFAILLEFMYTSRLTLKESLIMAIMNTAIYLQMDHVVDTCHRFIKSSDPAAKLPRDEFLVSPLVLPQDVHAYRPHDVVDSMHSRVAPFRDGRPYGSNMFNGVSTPSNYHLYGQFPMPGFPFPLCKLTDAKNAFADLSKSALHHKHCSPHDSANLIRAEYSRAVGTSTSNIIHSTTYASREVGREEEMRKESHEGLSQSITLATRKRAFPVLTLEHQKDLGKDHAPQAEEDLIHQHYPLGISSTGRKSLMSSPQSPLKSDCQPNSPTESSSSKNAGLSQTSGVQNLQGTQDPKARNWKKYKFIVLNQSAKEEEVGLRDPGLRSPQRLGMQAYLHPSDSENLDPQSTSKSSDHSEDLPVPQASRLNNIISSALEGSLRSSDGHPPHYLSRLNCSTCGTPSPQHSEVCPNSSRSRLTEDMAELHSEYSDSSCENGTFFCNECDSKFAEDEALKQHMLQVHSDKPYKCDRCQAAFRYKGNLASHKTVHTGEKPYRCNICGAQFNRPANLKTHTRIHSGEKPYKCETCGARFVQVAHLRAHVLIHTGEKPYPCEICGTRFRHLQTLKSHLRIHTGEKPYHCEKCNLHFRHKSQLRLHLRQKHGAITNTKIQYRMSTADMPTDLTKAC; from the exons ATGCCTCACTCCTTCCAGCAGAAAAAAG cgCAACAAATGCTCCTTCTGTGCCATGGTGTGAGCGGGGTGAGAAAAGACGGGGAATCGGTGATATGGAATCCCCACAAACAAAGTTTCCAAG AACTTGACAAAATGGCTTGCGCAGCAGACAGCTGCATACAGTTCACACGCCATGCAAGTGATGTCCTGCTCAACCTGAACCGAATGCGGAGCAGAGATATCCTCACTGATGTCACCATCCTGGTCAACAGGCAGCAGTTTCGTGCACATAAGACTGTTCTCATGGCTTGCAG TGGGCTGTTTTACACCATCTTTACTGACTCCCACAAGTGCAACCTTAATGCTATCAGTCTGGACCCAAAGGTGGACCCAGAGGGCTTTGCCATCCTGCTGGAGTTCATGTACACCTCCCGTCTCACACTAAAGGAGAGTCTGATCATGGCCATCATGAACACAGCCATCTATCTGCAGATGGACCACGTTGTGGACACCTGTCACAGATTCATTAAATCCAG TGATCCGGCTGCCAAGCTGCCCAGAGATGAGTTTCTGGTCAGTCCGTTGGTTTTACCTCAGGACGTCCATGCTTACCGGCCCCATGATGTTGTTGACAGTATGCACAGCCGCGTAGCTCCGTTCAGGGATGGGAGGCCCTACGGCTCCAACATGTTCAACGGGGTCAGCACCCCCAGCAACTACCATCTCTACGGGCAGTTTCCCATGCCAGGGTTCCCCTTCCCGCTCTGCAAGCTCACTGATGCCAAAAACGCTTTTGCTGACCTCTCAAAGAGCGCTCTTCACCACAAGCACTGTTCTCCGCACGACAGCGCCAACCTCATCAGGGCAGAGTACAGCAGGGCGGTCGGCACCAGCACCTCCAACATTATTCACTCCACCACCTACGCTTCCAGGGAGGtagggagagaagaggagatgaGGAAGGAAAGCCACGAGGGGCTCAGCCAGTCTATCACTCTTGCTACAAGGAAGCGTGCGTTTCCTGTGCTCACCCTCGAGCACCAGAAAGACTTGGGCAAAGATCATGCTCCCCAGGCTGAGGAAGACCTGATCCATCAGCACTACCCACTGGGCATCTCCTCTACTGGGCGCAAGAGCCTCATGAGCAGCCCGCAGAGCCCCCTCAAATCAGACTGCCAGCCCAACTCCCCGACAGAGTCCAGCAGCAGCAAGAATGCCGGACTCTCCCAAACCAGCGGAGTGCAAAACCTGCAAGGCACGCAGGACCCTAAAGCTCGCAACTGGAAGAAGTACAAGTTCATTGTGTTGAATCAGAGCgctaaagaggaggaggtgggtcTGCGGGATCCCGGGCTGCGCTCACCTCAGAGACTCGGCATGCAAGCTTACCTCCACCCCAGCGACTCGGAGAACCTCGACCCGCAAAGCACGAGCAAGAGCAGCGATCACAGTGAGGACCTACCTGTGCCGCAGGCCAGCCGTCTCAACAACATCATTAGCAG cGCACTAGAGGGATCTCTGAGAAGCAGCGACGGCCACCCTCCGCACTACTTGAGCCGCCTGAACTGCTCCACTTGCGGCACCCCGTCTCCACAGCACTCTGAAGTCTGCCCTAACTCGTCCAGGTCCCGACTAACAGAGGACATGGCAGAGCTGCACTCCGAATACTCTGACTCCAGTTGCG aaaacgGTACTTTCTTCTGTAACGAATGCGACTCCAAATTCGCCGAAGACGAAGCGCTGAAACAACACATGCTTCAAGTTCACAGCGATAAGCCATACAAGTGTGACCGCTGCCAGGCTGCTTTCCGATACAAGGGTAACCTCGCCAGCCACAAGACCGTCCACACAG GAGAGAAACCTTATCGCTGTAATATCTGTGGTGCTCAGTTTAACAGACCAGCTAACCTCAAGACTCACACTCGCATCCACTCAGGAGAGAAGCCATACAAATGTGAGACGTGCGGCGCTCGTTTTGTACAG GTTGCTCACCTGCGCGCCCATGTGTTGATCCACACGGGTGAGAAGCCGTATCCGTGCGAGATCTGTGGAACGCGCTTCCGTCACCTGCAGACGTTAAAGAGCCACCTGCGTATCCACACGGGAGAGAAGCCCTACCAT TGTGAGAAATGCAACTTGCACTTCCGCCACAAGAGTCAGCTCCGGCTGCATCTCCGACAGAAGCACGGCGCCATCACCAACACAAAGATCCAATACCGCATGTCCACAGCCGACATGCCCACTGACTTGACAAAGGCATGCTGA
- the bcl6aa gene encoding BCL6A transcription repressor a isoform X2: MQEVSRKALPELDKMACAADSCIQFTRHASDVLLNLNRMRSRDILTDVTILVNRQQFRAHKTVLMACSGLFYTIFTDSHKCNLNAISLDPKVDPEGFAILLEFMYTSRLTLKESLIMAIMNTAIYLQMDHVVDTCHRFIKSSDPAAKLPRDEFLVSPLVLPQDVHAYRPHDVVDSMHSRVAPFRDGRPYGSNMFNGVSTPSNYHLYGQFPMPGFPFPLCKLTDAKNAFADLSKSALHHKHCSPHDSANLIRAEYSRAVGTSTSNIIHSTTYASREVGREEEMRKESHEGLSQSITLATRKRAFPVLTLEHQKDLGKDHAPQAEEDLIHQHYPLGISSTGRKSLMSSPQSPLKSDCQPNSPTESSSSKNAGLSQTSGVQNLQGTQDPKARNWKKYKFIVLNQSAKEEEVGLRDPGLRSPQRLGMQAYLHPSDSENLDPQSTSKSSDHSEDLPVPQASRLNNIISSALEGSLRSSDGHPPHYLSRLNCSTCGTPSPQHSEVCPNSSRSRLTEDMAELHSEYSDSSCENGTFFCNECDSKFAEDEALKQHMLQVHSDKPYKCDRCQAAFRYKGNLASHKTVHTGEKPYRCNICGAQFNRPANLKTHTRIHSGEKPYKCETCGARFVQVAHLRAHVLIHTGEKPYPCEICGTRFRHLQTLKSHLRIHTGEKPYHCEKCNLHFRHKSQLRLHLRQKHGAITNTKIQYRMSTADMPTDLTKAC, from the exons ATGCAAGAAGTTTCTAGGAAAGCGCTACCAg AACTTGACAAAATGGCTTGCGCAGCAGACAGCTGCATACAGTTCACACGCCATGCAAGTGATGTCCTGCTCAACCTGAACCGAATGCGGAGCAGAGATATCCTCACTGATGTCACCATCCTGGTCAACAGGCAGCAGTTTCGTGCACATAAGACTGTTCTCATGGCTTGCAG TGGGCTGTTTTACACCATCTTTACTGACTCCCACAAGTGCAACCTTAATGCTATCAGTCTGGACCCAAAGGTGGACCCAGAGGGCTTTGCCATCCTGCTGGAGTTCATGTACACCTCCCGTCTCACACTAAAGGAGAGTCTGATCATGGCCATCATGAACACAGCCATCTATCTGCAGATGGACCACGTTGTGGACACCTGTCACAGATTCATTAAATCCAG TGATCCGGCTGCCAAGCTGCCCAGAGATGAGTTTCTGGTCAGTCCGTTGGTTTTACCTCAGGACGTCCATGCTTACCGGCCCCATGATGTTGTTGACAGTATGCACAGCCGCGTAGCTCCGTTCAGGGATGGGAGGCCCTACGGCTCCAACATGTTCAACGGGGTCAGCACCCCCAGCAACTACCATCTCTACGGGCAGTTTCCCATGCCAGGGTTCCCCTTCCCGCTCTGCAAGCTCACTGATGCCAAAAACGCTTTTGCTGACCTCTCAAAGAGCGCTCTTCACCACAAGCACTGTTCTCCGCACGACAGCGCCAACCTCATCAGGGCAGAGTACAGCAGGGCGGTCGGCACCAGCACCTCCAACATTATTCACTCCACCACCTACGCTTCCAGGGAGGtagggagagaagaggagatgaGGAAGGAAAGCCACGAGGGGCTCAGCCAGTCTATCACTCTTGCTACAAGGAAGCGTGCGTTTCCTGTGCTCACCCTCGAGCACCAGAAAGACTTGGGCAAAGATCATGCTCCCCAGGCTGAGGAAGACCTGATCCATCAGCACTACCCACTGGGCATCTCCTCTACTGGGCGCAAGAGCCTCATGAGCAGCCCGCAGAGCCCCCTCAAATCAGACTGCCAGCCCAACTCCCCGACAGAGTCCAGCAGCAGCAAGAATGCCGGACTCTCCCAAACCAGCGGAGTGCAAAACCTGCAAGGCACGCAGGACCCTAAAGCTCGCAACTGGAAGAAGTACAAGTTCATTGTGTTGAATCAGAGCgctaaagaggaggaggtgggtcTGCGGGATCCCGGGCTGCGCTCACCTCAGAGACTCGGCATGCAAGCTTACCTCCACCCCAGCGACTCGGAGAACCTCGACCCGCAAAGCACGAGCAAGAGCAGCGATCACAGTGAGGACCTACCTGTGCCGCAGGCCAGCCGTCTCAACAACATCATTAGCAG cGCACTAGAGGGATCTCTGAGAAGCAGCGACGGCCACCCTCCGCACTACTTGAGCCGCCTGAACTGCTCCACTTGCGGCACCCCGTCTCCACAGCACTCTGAAGTCTGCCCTAACTCGTCCAGGTCCCGACTAACAGAGGACATGGCAGAGCTGCACTCCGAATACTCTGACTCCAGTTGCG aaaacgGTACTTTCTTCTGTAACGAATGCGACTCCAAATTCGCCGAAGACGAAGCGCTGAAACAACACATGCTTCAAGTTCACAGCGATAAGCCATACAAGTGTGACCGCTGCCAGGCTGCTTTCCGATACAAGGGTAACCTCGCCAGCCACAAGACCGTCCACACAG GAGAGAAACCTTATCGCTGTAATATCTGTGGTGCTCAGTTTAACAGACCAGCTAACCTCAAGACTCACACTCGCATCCACTCAGGAGAGAAGCCATACAAATGTGAGACGTGCGGCGCTCGTTTTGTACAG GTTGCTCACCTGCGCGCCCATGTGTTGATCCACACGGGTGAGAAGCCGTATCCGTGCGAGATCTGTGGAACGCGCTTCCGTCACCTGCAGACGTTAAAGAGCCACCTGCGTATCCACACGGGAGAGAAGCCCTACCAT TGTGAGAAATGCAACTTGCACTTCCGCCACAAGAGTCAGCTCCGGCTGCATCTCCGACAGAAGCACGGCGCCATCACCAACACAAAGATCCAATACCGCATGTCCACAGCCGACATGCCCACTGACTTGACAAAGGCATGCTGA
- the smx5 gene encoding smx5: protein MLFYSFFKSLVGKDVVVELKNDLSICGTLHSVDQYLNIKLTDISVTDPEKYPHMLSVKNCFIRGSVVRYVQLPADEVDTQLLQDAARKEAMQQKQ from the exons ATG CTTTTCTACTCGTTTTTCAAGTCTCTGGTGGGGAAGGATGTAGTGGTGGAGCTCAAAAACGACCTGAG CATCTGTGGAACTCTTCATTCTGTTGACCAG TACCTGAACATCAAACTCACAGACATCAGCGTCACAGATCCTGAGAAGTATCCACACATG CTGTCGGTGAAGAACTGTTTCATCCGTGGCTCCGTGGTCCGGTACGTTCAGCTGCCTGCAGATGAAGTGGACACACAGCTCCTGCAGGACGCTGCACGAAAAGAAGCCATGCAGCAGAAGCAGTGA